A portion of the Agelaius phoeniceus isolate bAgePho1 chromosome 29, bAgePho1.hap1, whole genome shotgun sequence genome contains these proteins:
- the STK11 gene encoding serine/threonine-protein kinase STK11 codes for MDLQEPQQLGMFAESELMSVGMDTFIHRIDSTEVIYQPRRKRAKLIGKYLMGDLLGEGSYGKVKEMLDSETLCRRAVKILKKKKLRRIPNGEANVKKEIQLLRRLRHKNVIQLVDVLYNEEKQKMYMVMEYCVCGMQEMLDSVPEKRFPVFQAHGYFCQLIDGLEYLHSQGIVHKDIKPGNLLLTTNGTLKISDLGVAEALHPFAEDDTCRTSQGSPAFQPPEIANGLDTFSGFKVDIWSAGVTLYNITTGLYPFEGDNIYKLFENIGKGDYTIPEDCGPPLSDLLRGMLEYDPAKRFSIQQIRQHNWFRKKHAQAEALVPIPPSPETKDRWRSMTAVPYLEDLHGYNEEEDDDLYDIEDDIIYTQDFTVPGQVPEEEEEAGQNGQSRGRGLPKAVCMNGTEPGQLSARAKGERRASASSNPSRKACSASSKIRKLSTCKQQ; via the exons ATGGatctgcaggagccccagcagctgggaatgtTTGCAGAGAGCGAGCTGATGTCGGTGGGGATGGACACGTTCATCCACCGCATCGACTCCACCGAGGTCATTTACCAGCCCCGGCGCAAACGGGCCAAGCTCATCGGCAAGTACCTCATGGGAGACCTGCTGGGAGAGGGCTCCTACGGCAAAGTCAAGGAGATGCTGGACTCAGAGACCCTGTGCAGGAGAGCTGTGAAGAtcctgaagaagaagaagctgcGCCGGATCCCCAATGGGGAGGCCAACGTGAAAAA GGAGATCCAGCTCCTGCGGAGATTACGGCACAAAAACGTCATCCAGCTGGTAGATGTGTTGTACAACgaggagaaacagaaaat GTATATGGTGATGGAGTACTGTGTGTGTGGGATGCAGGAAATGCTGGACAGTGTCCCAGAAAAGAGGTTTCCAGTGTTTCAGGCTCACGG GTACTTTTGTCAGCTTATAGATGGCTTAGAATACTTGCACAGCCAAGGGATTGTCCACAAGGATATAAAACCTGGGAACCTCCTGCTAACAACCAATGGGACACTAAAAATATCTGATTTAGGCGTAGCAGAG GCATTGCATCCGTTCGCGGAGGACGACACGTGCAGGACGAGCCAAGGGTCGCCAGCATTCCAGCCCCCAGAAATTGCCAATGGCCTTGACACCTTTTCAGGCTTTAAAGTCGACATCTGGTCTGCAGGGGTGACACT ATACAACATCACAACGGGTCTGTACCCTTTTGAAGGGGATAATATCtataaattatttgaaaacatCGGGAAAGGCGACTACACAATTCCAGAGGATTGTGGTCCTCCACTCTCAGACTTATTGAGAG ggATGCTTGAATACGACCCAGCCAAGAGGTTCTCAATACAGCAGATAAGGCAGCACAA ctggttTAGGAAGAAACATGCTCAGGCAGAGGCGCTGGTGcccatccctcccagccctgagacAAAGGACAGGTGGAGGAGCATGACGGCGGTGCCTTACCTGGAGGATCTGCATGGCTACAATGAGGAAGAGGATGATGACTTGTATGACATTGAAGATGATATCATCTACACTCAGGACTTCACAGTACCAG GACAGGtgcctgaggaggaggaggaggccggGCAGAACGGGCAGAGCCGCGGCCGGGGGCTGCCCAAGGCCGTGTGCATGAACGGGACGGAGCCGGGGCAGCTGAGCGCCAGGGCCAAGGGCGAGCGCCGCGCCAGCGCCTCCTCCAACCCCTCCCGCAAggcctgctctgccagcagcaagaTCCGCAAGCTCTCCACCTGCAAGCAGCAGTGA